A stretch of the Phycisphaerales bacterium genome encodes the following:
- a CDS encoding ferredoxin family protein, whose protein sequence is MTHVIAEPCIGTKDASCVEVCPVDCIHPTKDEGQFDPAEMLYIDPETCIDCGLCVDECPVQAIFPEEDLPEEWHDYIKANSDWYEDQ, encoded by the coding sequence ATGACACATGTCATCGCAGAACCCTGTATCGGAACCAAGGACGCCTCCTGTGTGGAGGTGTGCCCTGTCGACTGCATTCATCCCACCAAAGACGAGGGCCAATTTGACCCAGCAGAGATGCTCTACATTGACCCCGAGACCTGCATCGACTGCGGACTCTGCGTTGATGAATGCCCCGTACAAGCAATCTTTCCAGAGGAAGATCTGCCAGAAGAATGGCACGATTACATAAAAGCGAATTCAGATTGGTATGAAGACCAGTGA